A single window of Archangium gephyra DNA harbors:
- a CDS encoding 3-oxoacyl-ACP reductase family protein: MTASRFPLAGKVALVTGGSRSIGAAIASRLAADGAAVAITYHSSPDKALRVTRAIQDAGGKAIALRADAGDPKAVRAAVAQTVEALGGIDILVNNAGIALGGPIEEISFEDYERMIAVNVTGVFVATQEAARHMKSGGRIIHIGSSTVRYVGFANASLYTLTKGAITGFNRSLVRDLGPKGITVNTVHPGPTDTDMNPDGGPVSRIVAPGIAVGRYGRAEEIASAVAYLASPEASFITGAELMADGGHTS, encoded by the coding sequence ATGACCGCTTCTCGTTTCCCCCTCGCAGGCAAGGTCGCCCTCGTCACCGGAGGCTCGCGCTCGATTGGCGCCGCCATCGCCAGCCGCCTCGCCGCGGACGGTGCCGCCGTCGCGATCACCTACCACTCCTCACCCGACAAGGCGCTGCGGGTCACCCGCGCCATCCAGGACGCGGGCGGCAAGGCCATCGCCCTGCGCGCCGACGCCGGAGATCCAAAGGCCGTTCGCGCCGCGGTGGCGCAGACCGTCGAGGCGCTCGGCGGCATCGACATTCTCGTCAACAACGCCGGCATCGCCCTGGGCGGTCCGATCGAGGAGATCTCCTTCGAGGATTATGAGCGGATGATCGCCGTCAACGTCACCGGCGTCTTCGTCGCGACCCAGGAGGCCGCGCGGCACATGAAGTCCGGCGGCCGCATCATCCACATCGGCAGCTCGACGGTCCGCTACGTGGGGTTCGCCAACGCGTCGCTCTATACACTCACCAAGGGCGCGATCACCGGCTTCAACCGCAGCCTGGTGCGCGATCTCGGCCCCAAGGGCATCACGGTCAACACCGTCCATCCTGGTCCCACGGACACGGACATGAACCCGGATGGCGGACCGGTGTCACGGATCGTCGCTCCGGGCATCGCGGTTGGCCGTTATGGCCGTGCCGAGGAGATCGCCAGCGCGGTCGCCTATCTCGCCAGCCCCGAGGCCTCCTTCATCACCGGCGCCGAACTCATGGCCGACGGGGGTCACACCTCCTGA
- a CDS encoding LysR family transcriptional regulator has translation METLTNLESFVRSAEAASFSAAARRLGLTPAAISRNVATLERNLGVRLFQRSTRKLTLTEAGEHFLQAVRGHLEGVQEAIAGVATEQDEPAGLLRLSLSPSFGMEYILPLLPAFLARHPHVRADWQFENRQVDLIAEGFDAAIGGGFELSSGMVARALAPAHVIAVASPAYMKGRAPPADPSELAAFDGIVMRGSRTGRVRQWTMRDAAGSELTAALPETIRFNDPLAMIRAALLGLGVTLVAVPDVLSHLKSGALVRLLPRWYADAGMISLYYANRTLVPAKTRAFVDHVLKAFRRERLAERFSAVPGAWLSGQGR, from the coding sequence ATGGAGACACTCACCAACCTTGAGTCCTTTGTACGGAGCGCCGAGGCGGCGAGCTTCTCGGCCGCGGCGCGGCGGCTGGGACTGACGCCCGCGGCCATCAGCCGCAACGTGGCGACGCTGGAGCGCAACCTCGGCGTACGTCTGTTCCAGCGCAGCACCCGCAAGTTGACCCTGACCGAGGCCGGCGAGCACTTCCTCCAAGCGGTACGAGGCCACCTGGAGGGTGTGCAGGAGGCCATCGCGGGGGTGGCAACGGAACAGGACGAGCCGGCGGGCCTGCTCAGGTTGAGCCTGAGCCCGTCCTTCGGAATGGAATACATCCTGCCGCTGCTTCCGGCCTTCCTCGCACGCCATCCGCACGTCCGCGCCGACTGGCAATTCGAGAACCGCCAGGTCGACCTGATCGCCGAGGGCTTCGATGCCGCGATCGGCGGTGGCTTCGAGCTGTCGTCGGGAATGGTGGCCAGAGCGCTGGCACCCGCGCATGTCATCGCGGTCGCTTCCCCGGCCTATATGAAAGGGAGGGCTCCGCCCGCCGATCCCAGCGAGCTGGCGGCGTTCGACGGAATCGTCATGCGTGGGAGCCGGACGGGCCGGGTGCGGCAGTGGACGATGCGAGACGCGGCCGGCTCGGAGCTGACGGCGGCGCTGCCTGAGACCATCCGCTTCAACGATCCGCTGGCCATGATCCGCGCCGCGCTGCTCGGCCTCGGGGTGACGCTCGTCGCGGTGCCGGACGTGCTCTCCCATCTCAAGAGCGGCGCGCTCGTGCGTCTCCTGCCACGCTGGTATGCGGATGCGGGCATGATCTCCCTCTACTATGCCAACCGCACCCTCGTGCCGGCCAAGACGAGGGCCTTCGTCGACCATGTCCTCAAGGCATTCCGCCGCGAACGGCTCGCGGAGCGCTTCTCGGCGGTCCCTGGGGCGTGGCTTTCTGGCCAGGGGCGCTGA